In one Roseomonas haemaphysalidis genomic region, the following are encoded:
- a CDS encoding arylmalonate decarboxylase, which translates to MPDVQGWRAKFGVLGPSTNTIVQPDFDLMRPVGVTNHYSRIFTPNANAVSDESSRAGTEVIASNVLDAVRSVMTSKPDYLVMGMSAVTFFDGAKGADAFVSKVESEAGIKISVGSHACAAALRAYGGVRRIAFFSPYWPTINTEVKRYFGDMGFETVRETCLRCTSWTAIAEVTPQQVRDTLRELDGDDVDAIVQVGTNLSAVREAAAAEWWLGKPVVAINTATYWHALRANGIQDKVQNLGRLLSEF; encoded by the coding sequence ATGCCCGACGTTCAGGGGTGGCGCGCGAAGTTCGGCGTGCTCGGCCCGTCGACCAATACCATCGTCCAGCCGGATTTCGACCTGATGCGGCCGGTGGGCGTGACCAACCACTATTCGCGCATCTTCACGCCCAACGCCAACGCGGTGAGCGACGAAAGCTCCCGCGCCGGCACGGAGGTGATCGCCTCCAACGTGCTGGACGCGGTGCGCAGCGTGATGACCAGCAAGCCGGACTACCTGGTCATGGGCATGTCCGCCGTCACCTTCTTCGACGGCGCCAAGGGCGCGGACGCCTTTGTGAGCAAGGTGGAAAGCGAGGCGGGCATCAAGATCAGCGTCGGCAGCCATGCCTGCGCGGCGGCCCTGCGCGCCTATGGCGGCGTCAGGCGGATCGCCTTCTTTTCCCCCTACTGGCCGACCATCAACACCGAGGTGAAGCGCTACTTCGGCGACATGGGCTTCGAAACGGTGCGCGAAACCTGCCTGCGCTGCACCTCTTGGACCGCCATCGCGGAAGTCACCCCGCAGCAGGTGCGCGACACCCTGCGTGAGCTGGATGGCGACGACGTGGACGCCATCGTGCAGGTGGGCACCAACCTGTCGGCGGTGCGGGAAGCGGCGGCGGCGGAATGGTGGCTGGGCAAGCCGGTGGTGGCGATCAACACCGCCACCTACTGGCACGCGCTGCGGGCCAACGGCATCCAGGACAAGGTGCAGAACCTCGGCCGGCTACTGTCGGAGTTCTGA
- a CDS encoding DMT family transporter codes for MDRSVAQGVLLSFLAYFAYALSDAAVKLLEGGIHPFQSAFFGGVFGLAAIPFVLRPGERLFHAFATTNRKLWLLRALMAVTGALGSITAFTHLSMAEAFCLLFLLPAFVTLLSLVFLKESIGWRRWAAVVVGFAGVLVVLRPGFRELNIGHLGAVVGGFSGAVTIVLMRALGGRERRISLYGAGLAGLIVVAGVLMLPEFRWPNAVQWLWLAGYGLLAAVANVLIIAASAKAPASLVAPPQYSQMIWAIILGYLVFHDRLDWPMAVGTALIVASGLLTLLREKKRVPVAAAAPAIHPQ; via the coding sequence ATGGACCGCAGCGTGGCGCAGGGCGTCCTGCTTTCCTTTCTCGCATATTTCGCCTACGCGCTCAGCGACGCGGCCGTGAAGCTGCTGGAAGGCGGCATCCATCCCTTTCAGTCTGCGTTCTTCGGCGGCGTCTTCGGGCTGGCGGCCATTCCCTTCGTGCTGCGGCCGGGCGAGCGTCTGTTCCACGCCTTCGCCACCACCAACCGGAAGCTGTGGCTGCTGCGCGCGCTGATGGCGGTGACGGGAGCACTGGGCAGCATCACCGCCTTCACGCACCTGTCCATGGCCGAGGCCTTCTGCCTGCTGTTCCTGCTGCCCGCCTTTGTCACGCTGCTGTCGCTCGTGTTCCTCAAGGAAAGCATCGGCTGGCGGCGCTGGGCCGCCGTGGTGGTGGGCTTCGCCGGTGTGCTGGTCGTGCTGCGGCCGGGCTTCCGGGAACTCAACATCGGGCATCTCGGCGCGGTGGTCGGCGGTTTCTCGGGCGCCGTCACCATCGTGCTGATGCGCGCGCTGGGGGGGCGGGAGCGGCGCATCTCGCTTTACGGTGCCGGGCTGGCGGGGCTGATCGTCGTCGCCGGGGTGCTGATGCTGCCGGAGTTCCGCTGGCCGAATGCCGTGCAATGGCTTTGGCTGGCGGGCTACGGGCTGCTGGCGGCGGTGGCCAATGTGTTGATCATCGCGGCCTCCGCCAAGGCACCGGCCAGCCTGGTGGCGCCGCCGCAATACAGTCAGATGATCTGGGCGATCATCCTGGGCTACCTGGTGTTCCATGACCGGCTGGATTGGCCGATGGCGGTGGGCACGGCGCTGATCGTCGCGTCCGGCCTGCTGACGCTGCTACGCGAAAAGAAGCGCGTGCCGGTGGCCGCGGCGGCGCCCGCGATCCACCCGCAATAG